Proteins from a single region of Corylus avellana chromosome ca11, CavTom2PMs-1.0:
- the LOC132166174 gene encoding ABC transporter G family member 1-like, which translates to MDSSNIGRPTRSSNLKEAVTSAGVGDLEMQSMASEEADGSWSSTSGSSRLDSHEASSPRFGPEDSKRERVFLTWKDVWVTVGDGKRGRLPILQGITGYAEPGEVLAIMGPSGCGKSTLLDSLAGRLCSNTQQTGEILVNGIKQTLAFGTSAYVTQDDTLMTTLTVREAVFYSAQLQLPHSMSRSEKKERAETTIREMGLQDSMDTRIGSCNVKGLSGGQKRRVSICIEILTRPKLLFLDEPTSGLDSAASFHVMNRITKLARQDGRTVIASIHQPSSEVFELFSNLCLLSTGMTVYFGPVSMAEEYFASKGFPCPSLRNPSDHYLRTINKDFDADIEKGSDGTTSIEEVINILVKSYKSSGTFQQVLHMISKICQQKGGALEKKGSQASFITQCLVLTRRSFVNMYRDLGYYWLRLAIYIGLCLCVGTIFYNIGFNFASIQARGLMLMFVAAFLTFMAIGGFPSFVEDMKIFGRERLNGHYGVGAFVIGNTCSSIPYLLLISLLPGAIAYYLVERSFQHFPCYALLLFACMMLVESLMMIVASIVPDFLMGIITGAGIQGLMMLGGGFFRLPDDLPKPFWKYPMFYISFHKYANQGFYKNEFEGLTFKSNQAGGPPISGDYILRNTWHVDMGYSKWIDLVILLGMVVFYRLMFWGIIKVVEKVKTVIKALGVVPPKHSKQSIENTSSEPSPEAKMHCLEYFDLEYFL; encoded by the exons ATGGATTCCTCAAATATTGGAAGGCCAACGAGATCTTCAAATTTGAAGGAGGCTGTGACAAGTGCAGGAGTTGGTGATTTGGAGATGCAAAGCATGGCTTCTGAAGAAGCAGATGGCAGCTGGTCGTCTACCTCTGGTTCTTCGCGGTTGGACAGTCATGAAGCATCGTCACCGAGGTTTGGTCCCGAAGATTCAAAGAGGGAGAGAGTTTTCTTGACTTGGAAAGACGTGTGGGTTACAGTGGGTGACGGGAAAAGAGGGCGCTTGCCGATACTTCAGGGGATTACTGGGTATGCTGAGCCAGGCGAGGTTCTGGCTATCATGGGGCCTTCCGGCTGCGGCAAGTCGACTCTTTTGGATTCTTTGGCAG GGAGGTTGTGTTCAAATACGCAGCAAACTGGGGAGATTTTGGTAAACGGAATCAAACAAACACTTGCTTTCGGAACTTCG GCGTATGTGACACAGGATGACACCTTAATGACGACACTAACAGTAAGGGAAGCCGTATTCTACTCGGCGCAGCTCCAGCTGCCCCACTCAATGTCAAGATCCGAGAAGAAAGAAAGGGCGGAGACGACAATAAGGGAGATGGGCTTGCAAGACTCCATGGATACAAGAATAGGAAGCTGTAACGTAAAAGGGTTGAGCGGTGGGCAAAAGAGGAGGGTTAGCATTTGCATTGAAATCTTGACGCGCCCGAAGCTGCTTTTCCTTGACGAGCCAACAAGTGGGCTGGACAGTGCAGCATCTTTCCATGTCATGAACCGCATCACTAAGCTCGCTCGCCAAGATGGAAGAACTGTGATTGCATCAATCCATCAACCGAGCAGTGAAGTTTTTGAGCTCTTCAGTAATCTCTGCCTCCTTTCCACTGGCATGACTGTCTATTTCGGCCCTGTTTCCATGGCAGAAGAG TATTTTGCTTCAAAAGGCTTCCCATGCCCAAGTCTGAGAAACCCATCTGATCACTACCTTAGAACTATCAACAAGGACTTCGACGca GACATCGAAAAAGGGTCTGATGGCACAACAAGCATCGAAGAAGTCATCAACATTCTCGTCAAGTCATACAAGTCATCTGGGACATTCCAGCAGGTTCTGCATATGATATCTAAGATATGCCAACAG aaaggAGGAGCTTTGGAGAAGAAGGGCAGCCAAGCAAGCTTCATTACACAGTGCCTAGTTCTGACAAGGAGATCTTTTGTGAACATGTATCGTGATCTAGGCTATTACTGGCTTCGCCTTGCAATCTATATTGGATTGTGTTTATGTGTAGGGACTATATTCTATAACATTGGCTTCAATTTTGCTTCAATCCAG GCTAGAGGTTTAATGCTGATGTTTGTTGCGGCCTTTCTCACTTTTATGGCAATCGGTGGATTCCCTTCTTTTGTAGAGGACATGAAG ATATTTGGGCGAGAAAGATTAAATGGGCACTATGGCGTTGGCGCGTTTGTGATTGGAAACACATGTTCTTCTATTCCATACTTGCTTTTAATCTCTTTACTTCCTGGAGCAATTGCTTATTACCTGGTTGAAAGGAGTTTCCAACATTTTCCCTGCTACGCATTGCTACTCTTTGCATGCATGATGTTGGTGGAAAGCCTAATGATGATTGTTGCGAGTATAGTGCCAGATTTTCTCATGGGTATCATTACCGGTGCCGGAATCCAAGGTCTGATGATGTTGGGTGGAGGTTTCTTCCGGCTGCCGGACGATCTTCCTAAGCCTTTTTGGAAATACCCAATGTTCTATATTTCGTTCCATAAGTATGCAAACCAAGGATTCTACAAGAATGAGTTTGAAGGATTAACTTTCAAAAGTAACCAAGCAGGGGGGCCACCTATCAGTGGTGACTATATCTTGCGAAACACGTGGCATGTGGACATGGGCTACTCCAAGTGGATTGACCTTGTTATTTTGTTGGGAATGGTGGTTTTTTATAGGCTCATGTTTTGGGGAATTATTAAGGTTGTTGAAAAGGTTAAGACGGTGATTAAAGCTCTTGGAGTTGTGCCTCCCAAGCATTCGAAACAGAGCATAGAGAACACCTCATCTGAGCCTTCTCCTGAAGCAAAGATGCATTGCCTCGAATATTTTGATCTTGAATACTTTCTGTAG
- the LOC132165874 gene encoding ABC transporter G family member 1-like, translating to MDETDAKGSSEKPSTGVLRWTPKASPTRSLLSQAVTSAGVVDLEMQRRSLASEEVEADGSLSSTADSIFPFNVAESAPPLRFGSEVVAESLGEQRENYVRAGSVSKREGVFLTWKELWVTVDDGKRRRLPILQGLTGYAQPGEVLAIMGPSGSGKSTLLDSLAGRLSSNTQQTGEILVNGRKETLAFGTSAYVTQDDTLMTTLTVRETVYYSAQLQLPDSMSRSEKKERAEMTIREMGLQDSMDTRIGGWSVKGLSGGQKRRVSICIEILTRPKLLFLDEPTSGLDSAASFHVMSRITKLARQDGRTVIASIHQPSSEVFELFSNLCLLSTGMTVYFGPVSMAEEFFGSKGFPCPTLRNPSDHYLRTINKDFDADIEIGRDGTSTEEVINILVKSYKSSETLQQVQQVLYKICHQKQGTLEKKGSQASFITQCLVLTRRSFVNMYRDLGYYWLRLAVYIALCLCVGTIYHDIGFTYGSIQARGSMLMFVAAFLTFMAIGGFPSFVEDMKIFGRERLNGHYGVGAFVIGNTFSSIPYLLIISLAPGALAYYLVGLQKSIEHFACFALLLFVCMMLVESLMMIVASIVPDFLMGIITGAGIQGVMMLNGGFFRLPDDLPKPFWRYPMYYIAFHKYVNQGFYKNEFEGLTFPNIQAGGPATITGDYILRNTWEVEMGYSKWIDLAVLFGMVVLYRLMFWGIIKTVEKVNPIFKALGARPPKYSQQSIDNSSFTLSHEA from the exons ATGGATGAGACGGACGCCAAAGGCAGCAGCGAAAAGCCCTCAACTGGAGTCCTTAGATGGACACCGAAGGCAAGCCCGACAAGATCGCTTCTTTCTCAGGCGGTGACAAGCGCAGGAGTTGTCGATTTAGAGATGCAAAGGCGAAGCTTAGCTTCTGAAGAAGTAGAAGCAGATGGCAGCTTGTCCTCTACTGCCGACAGCATTTTCCCGTTTAACGTTGCTGAATCCGCGCCGCCTCTGAGGTTTGGTTCCGAAGTTGTTGCAGAATCGTTGGGGGAGCAAAGAGAAAATTACGTTCGTGCTGGTTCAGTGTCGAAGAGGGAGGGCGTTTTCTTGACGTGGAAGGAGCTGTGGGTTACGGTGGATGATGGGAAACGACGGCGCTTGCCGATCCTTCAGGGACTCACTGGGTACGCTCAACCCGGAGAGGTGCTGGCCATCATGGGTCCTTCTGGCTCTGGCAAATCTACTCTTCTCGATTCTTTGGCAG GGAGGTTAAGTTCAAATACGCAGCAGACTGGGGAGATTTTGGTTAATGGACGCAAAGAAACACTTGCTTTTGGAACTTCG GCGTATGTAACTCAGGATGACACCTTAATGACAACACTAACAGTAAGGGAAACTGTATACTACTCGGCACAGCTCCAACTGCCGGACTCAATGTCAAGATCCGAGAAGAAGGAAAGGGCGGAGATGACGATAAGGGAGATGGGTTTGCAAGATTCCATGGATACAAGAATTGGAGGCTGGAGTGTAAAAGGGCTGAGCGGTGGGCAAAAGAGGAGGGTTAGCATTTGCATTGAAATCTTGACACGCCCAAAGCTGCTTTTCCTCGACGAGCCTACAAGTGGGCTGGACAGTGCAGCATCTTTCCATGTCATGAGCCGCATCACTAAGCTTGCTCGCCAAGATGGAAGGACTGTTATCGCATCAATCCATCAACCGAGCAGTGAAGTTTTTGAGCTCTTCAGCAATCTCTGCCTCCTTTCCACTGGCATGACTGTCTATTTTGGCCCTGTTTCAATGGCAGAAGAG ttttttggttcaaaaggCTTCCCATGCCCAACTCTGAGAAACCCATCTGATCACTACCTTAGAACTATCAACAAGGACTTCGATGca GATATCGAAATAGGGCGTGACGGCACAAgcactgaggaagtcataaaTATCCTCGTCAAGTCATACAAGTCATCTGAGACACTCCAGCAAGTTCAGCAGGTCTTATATAAGATATGCCACCAG AAACAAGGAACTTTGGAGAAGAAGGGAAGCCAAGCAAGCTTCATTACACAATGCCTAGTTCTGACTAGGAGATCTTTTGTAAACATGTATCGTGATCTAGGCTATTACTGGCTTCGCCTTGCAGTCTATATTGCACTGTGTTTATGTGTTGGGACTATTTACCATGACATTGGCTTTACTTATGGCTCAATCCAG GCTAGAGGTTCAATGCTGATGTTTGTTGCGGCCTTTCTCACTTTCATGGCAATTGGCGGATTCCCTTCTTTTGTAGAGGACATGAAG ATATTTGGGCGAGAAAGATTAAATGGGCACTATGGCGTTGGCGCGTTTGTGATTGGAAACACATTTTCTTCTATTCCTTACTTGCTCATCATCTCTTTAGCTCCTGGAGCTCTGGCTTACTACCTTGTAGGCCTTCAAAAGAGCATCGAACACTTCGCCTGCTTCGCATTGCTACTCTTTGTGTGCATGATGTTGGTCGAAAGCCTAATGATGATTGTTGCGAGCATAGTGCCAGATTTTCTCATGGGTATCATTACCGGTGCCGGAATACAAGGTGTGATGATGTTGAATGGAGGTTTCTTCCGGCTGCCGGATGATCTTCCTAAGCCTTTTTGGAGATACCCAATGTACTACATTGCGTTCCATAAGTATGTAAACCAAGGATTCTACAAGAATGAGTTCGAAGGATTAACTTTCCCTAATATCCAAGCCGGAGGGCCTGCTACCATCACCGGTGACTATATCTTGAGAAATACTTGGGAGGTGGAGATGGGCTACTCCAAGTGGATTGATCTTGCTGTTTTGTTTGGAATGGTGGTTTTATATAGGCTCATGTTTTGGGGAATTATTAAGACTGTCGAAAAGGTTAATCCCATTTTTAAAGCTCTTGGAGCTCGGCCTCCCAAGTATTCACAACAGAGCATCGACAACTCTTCATTCACACTTTCACATGAAGCATAG
- the LOC132165604 gene encoding phospho-2-dehydro-3-deoxyheptonate aldolase 2, chloroplastic: MALSNTATLSSKSLYGNTHNLSTPRHHHQPTFSVVPTATKTHSAKPLTRISAVHAAEPSTKPPPVASPSKWTVDSWKSKPALQLPEYPDQQVLETVLKTIEAFPPLVFAGEARHLEEKLAEAAMGNAFLLQGGDCAESFKEFNANNIRDTFRVLLQMGAVLMFGGQVPVIRVGRMAGQFAKPRSDSFEEKDGVKLPSYKGDNINGDDFTEKSRIPDPERLIRAYCQSAATLNLLRAFATGGYAAIQRLSEWNLDFAEHSEQGDRYHELAGRVDEALGFMAAAGLTVDHPVMRTTEFWTSHECLHLPYEQSLTRKDSTSGLHYDCSAHMVWVGERTRQLDGAHVEFLRGIANPLGIKVSNKMDPNDLVKLIEILNPHNKPGRITIIARMGAENMRVKLPHLIRGVRRAGQIVTWVCDPMHGNTIKAPCGLKTRPFDAILAEVRAFFDVHEQEGSHPGGVHLEMTGQNVTECIGGSRTVTFDDLSSRYHTHCDPRLNASQSLELAFIVADRLRKRRIGTQRLASLSL, encoded by the exons ATGGCTCTCTCAAACACAGCAACCCTCTCGTCAAAGTCACTGTACGGAAACACCCATAATCTGTCAACTCCACGCCACCACCACCAACCCACTTTCTCTGTCGTCCCCACCGCCACCAAGACGCACAGCGCCAAGCCACTCACTCGCATCTCGGCCGTCCACGCCGCCGAGCCCTCCACCAAGCCGCCCCCTGTGGCGTCGCCTTCCAAATGGACGGTGGACAGCTGGAAGTCAAAGCCGGCCTTGCAGCTCCCGGAGTACCCGGACCAGCAGGTGCTGGAGACGGTGCTGAAGACCATCGAGGCCTTCCCGCCGCTGGTGTTTGCCGGTGAGGCCAGGCACCTGGAGGAGAAGCTGGCAGAGGCCGCCATGGGCAACGCGTTTCTCCTGCAAGGAGGGGACTGCGCAGAGAGCTTCAAGGAGTTCAATGCAAACAACATTAGGGACACCTTCAGAGTGCTTCTTCAGATGGGTGCTGTTCTTATGTTCGGCGGTCAAGTTCCTGTCATTAGG GTTGGGAGAATGGCGGGTCAGTTTGCGAAGCCAAGATCCGATTCATTTGAGGAGAAGGATGGTGTGAAGCTGCCAAGTTACAAAGGGGACAACATAAATGGTGACGATTTTACTGAGAAATCAAGGATTCCGGACCCTGAGAGATTGATCAGGGCTTATTGTCAATCCGCGGCGACTCTCAACCTTCTTAGGGCCTTTGCCACCGGAGGATATGCTGCAATCCAGAGGCTTAGTGAATGGAATCTTGATTTCGCGGAGCACAGCGAGCAGGGAGATAG GTACCACGAACTCGCTGGCCGGGTTGATGAGGCCCTAGGATTCATGGCTGCCGCTGGACTTACAGTTGACCACCCTGTAATGAGAACAACTGAATTCTGGACCTCCCATGAGTGTTTGCATTTGCCTTATGAGCAATCACTCACTAGGAAGGATTCAACTTCCGGCCTGCATTATGATTGCTCTGCGCACATGGTTTGGGTTGGGGAGCGCACCCGGCAACTGGATGGTGCCCATGTAGAGTTCCTAAGAGGAATTGCCAATCCCCTTGGCATCAAG GTGAGCAACAAAATGGATCCAAATGATCTAGTTAAACTCATTGAGATCCTGAACCCCCACAACAAGCCAGGAAGAATTACTATAATTGCAAGAATGGGTGCTGAGAACATGCGAGTTAAGCTTCCCCATTTGATTAGGGGTGTCCGCCGGGCTGGGCAAATCGTGACCTGGGTCTGTGACCCAATGCATGGAAACACCATCAAGGCACCATGTGGACTTAAAACCCGTCCCTTTGATGCAATTTTG GCTGAGGTGCGAGCATTCTTCGATGTGCATGAGCAAGAAGGGAGCCACCCAGGTGGAGTTCATCTGGAGATGACTGGGCAGAATGTGACAGAGTGCATTGGAGGGTCAAGGACAGTGACTTTCGACGACCTGAGCTCACGCTATCACACACACTGTGACCCAAGGCTCAACGCTTCTCAGTCTCTGGAGCTTGCCTTCATCGTTGCAGATCGACTCAGAAAGAGAAGAATCGGGACTCAGCGTCTGGCTTCTTTAAGCCTTTAG
- the LOC132165565 gene encoding polyadenylate-binding protein 2: protein MDEEEHEVYGGEIPDEGEMEGDMDSHHADVDMSAADDDAVKELDEMKKRLKEMEEEAAALREMQAKVEKEMGAVQDPASTAASQANREETDARSVFVGNVDYACTPEEVQQHFQSCGTVNRVTILTDKFGQPKGFAYVEFVETEAVQEALLLTESELHGRQLKVLPKRTNVPGMKQFRPRRFNPYMGFRFRRPYVPPYFYSPYGYGKVPRFRRAARFMPYY from the exons atgGACGAAGAGGAGCACGAGGTGTACGGAGGAGAAATCCCAGACGAGGGAGAGATGGAGGGAGACATGGACTCTCACCACGCCGACGTCGACATGTCCGCCGCCGACGACGACGCCGTCAAG GAGCTGGACGAGATGAAGAAGCGGTTGAAGGAGATGGAGGAGGAAGCCGCCGCTCTCCGCGAAATGCAGGCCAAGGTCGAGAAGGAGATGGGTGCGGTTCAAG ACCCTGCTAGCACAGCTGCTTCTCAAGCAAACAGGGAGGAGACAGACGCACGATCAGTGTTTGTTGGCAAT GTTGATTATGCATGCACACCTGAAGAAGTGCAGCAACACTTCCAATCATGTGGGACAGTAAACAGGGTGACTATTCTGACAGATAAATTTGGCCAGCCAAAAGGTTTTGCTTATGTGGAATTTGTTGAGACAGAAGCTGTTCAAGAGGCTCTTCTTCTGACTGAATCTGAATTACACGGTCGTCAATTGAAG GTTTTGCCTAAAAGGACCAATGTTCCTGGGATGAAGCAGTTTCGGCCGAGGCGTTTCAATCCTTACATGGGGTTCCGGTTCAGGAGGCCATATGTTCCTCCTTATTTCTACTCTCCTTATGGATATGG GAAGGTTCCTAGGTTCAGAAGGGCAGCGCGATTCATGCCTTACTACTAG